The proteins below come from a single Aspergillus oryzae RIB40 DNA, chromosome 5 genomic window:
- a CDS encoding tRNA (guanine26-N2)-dimethyltransferase (tRNA methyltransferase), giving the protein MEAESLSGTLNQLVQYDGKEYHAVKEGNAFILNPPSQAAASTGTRRNLKAEDESQSVFYNPIQQFNRDLSVLAIKAYGENVLASKKRRAERRQRGGAVDGKSTGKKRKREDGDEEEPNGKRSNFDNQTPSSDHLDLELHAGDNTTPSFTILDALSATGLRALRYASEIPFATCVVANDLSPSAIKSMKLNIEYNGLGKLIQPNTGDARTYMYSTLNSANTQASRPHTGKFDVIDLDPYGTAAPFMDSAVQAVKDGGLLCVTCTDAGVWASNGYPEKSYALYGGVPTKGTHSHEGGLRLILHALALSAAKYGLAIEPLLSLSIDFYARVFVRVHRSPAEVKFASGNTMVVYNCDSGCGAWSTQPLTQTKPRLDKKGNPFYHYGFAQGPLANTTCAHCGMKTHIGGPMWAGPLHNPQFIRRILDMLLEADRSVYQTVDRIEGMLTTALEEDLTPNASIRSGSSEPTISKTKDVALSEDPAIIPRMDPALREPYPFYFSLSALSKVLHTSTISSDAFRGAVRHLGYQCTRSHTKPNSIRTDAPWDVIWEIMREWVRQKSPVKENALKPGTAGAAIMAKSRENLQKQKEGDKDLRLLKQEIVFAAENGKDISDLVTKVEAALYRSGFRQGLNLSEFDSRPANMQNEAQSTNQALAIKSNTSTLDVVFDESLGREVTKKRLVRYQINPRANWGPLNRASGRGQG; this is encoded by the coding sequence ATGGAGGCAGAATCATTGTCTGGTACTTTAAATCAACTCGTTCAGTATGATGGCAAAGAATATCACGCGgtgaaagaagggaatgCATTCATTCTGAACCCACCTTCCCAGGCTGCAGCCTCCACAgggacgagaagaaacctCAAAGCGGAGGATGAATCTCAGTCTGTGTTCTACAATCCTATCCAGCAATTCAATCGTGACCTAAGTGTACTTGCAATCAAAGCCTATGGGGAGAATGTACTGGCTTCAAAGAAGCGGAGAGCCGAAAGGAGGCAGAGGGGGGGCGCGGTGGATGGGAAATCAACAGGCAAGAAACGGAAGAGGGaggatggcgatgaagaggaacCAAATGGTAAGCGAAGCAACTTTGACAACCAGACACCAAGCAGTGATCATCTGGACTTAGAATTGCACGCAGGAGATAATACCACGCCATCATTTACAATATTAGATGCTCTGTCTGCTACGGGTTTGCGTGCACTACGATATGCATCAGAAATTCCATTTGCTACTTGCGTTGTTGCGAATGATCTTTCGCCGTCTGCCATCAAATCAATGAAGTTGAACATCGAATACAACGGACTTGGAAAGCTCATTCAACCTAACACTGGTGATGCGCGGACTTACATGTACAGTACTCTTAACTCAGCGAACACTCAGGCCAGTAGACCGCACACTGGGAAATTTGATGTTATTGATCTGGATCCTTATGGGACGGCTGCACCGTTTATGGACTCCGCTGTACAGGCTGTCAAAGATGGGGGTTTGCTTTGCGTGACCTGCACCGATGCTGGGGTTTGGGCTTCCAACGGGTACCCGGAAAAATCATACGCATTGTACGGCGGCGTGCCAACGAAAGGTACACACTCCCATGAAGGTGGGCTACGCCTAATCCTTCACGCACTCGCGTTGTCAGCTGCTAAGTACGGGCTGGCTATCGAGCCACTTCTATCTCTATCAATCGATTTTTACGCCCGAGTCTTTGTCCGCGTTCATCGATCACCAGCAGAAGTTAAGTTTGCCTCGGGCAATACGATGGTTGTTTACAACTGTGATTCAGGCTGTGGAGCTTGGTCAACACAGCCTTTAACCCAGACGAAGCCACGACTGGATAAAAAAGGGAATCCATTCTATCATTACGGATTTGCCCAGGGACCGTTAGCAAACACGACCTGTGCGCACTGTGGGATGAAAACTCACATAGGCGGCCCAATGTGGGCGGGACCACTACATAACCCTCAATTCATCCGAAGGATCCTTGATATGCTTCTTGAGGCGGATAGAAGCGTATATCAAACGGTAGACAGGATTGAAGGCATGTTAACTACAGCACTTGAGGAGGACCTGACTCCCAACGCCTCTATAAGGAGTGGCAGTTCAGAACCTACTATCTCCAAGACTAAGGATGTGGCACTAAGTGAAGATCCAGCTATCATTCCGCGGATGGACCCGGCTCTTCGAGAGCCGTACCCTTTCTATTTCAGTTTGAGCGCTCTCTCAAAAGTCCTTCATACATCCACCATCTCTTCCGATGCTTTCCGTGGAGCTGTGCGACATTTGGGTTACCAATGTACCCGTAGTCACACCAAACCCAATAGTATTCGCACGGATGCACCTTGGGATGTAATTTGGGAGATCATGAGAGAATGGGTGAGACAAAAATCACCTGTCAAAGAAAATGCCCTTAAGCCTGGCACTGCCGGCGCTGCGATCATGGCGAAGAGCCGGGAAAACCTTcagaaacagaaggaagGCGATAAAGATCTACGTTTGCTGAAGCAAGAGATCGTGTTTGCTGCCGAAAATGGGAAGGATATCTCTGACCTAGTGACGAAAGTCGAAGCCGCCCTGTACCGTTCCGGCTTCAGGCAGGGGTTGAACCTAAGCGAGTTCGATTCTCGACCTGCCAATATGCAGAATGAGGCGCAGAGCACCAACCAAGCCCTTGCAATCAAATCTAATACCAGCACGCTGGATGTTGTTTTTGACGAGTCTCTAGGTAGAGAGGTGACCAAAAAAAGACTCGTCAGATATCAAATCAACCCACGCGCTAACTGGGGTCCCTTGAATCGAGCGTCTGGGCGCGGACAAGGCTGA
- a CDS encoding MCP1 family protein (predicted protein): protein MTSKESISPKPEDIDTHSIISMQELDPSPVQDVFPDLESGQYIFQSQGRPSKLGDISKAGQPPFSVGLRGHNWDSWLSALQRYSTYPPTLFFSLHFANTSLFPLVTQSVPDSETYLLLTRPIYQSPGLEHVVLTVPILVHIASGIVLRNIRSSRRARLYGAETRAQRYSLNFWPRMSLQARLGYCFVPFLGAHVLVNRVTPLIVDGGSSGIGLGYVAHGIARNPVFWNVYYVVLAAVGMWHIIGGWATWMGWRVTTAQKRRGCKKGSLEGYLGYAESEEQVKRKRKMRWIVNGVAAVGTAVWLAGALGIVGRGGQGSGWEASGWNEIYKQVPILGPWL from the exons ATGACCTCCAAAGAAAGCATCTCGCCAAAACCCGAGGACATCGATACGCACTCAATAATTTCTATGCAGGAGTTGGACCCGTCGCCAGTGCAGGATGTATTTCCCGACCTCGAAAGTGGCCAATACATCTTTCAATCACAGGGCCGTCCATCAAAGCTTGGGGATATATCAAAAGCCGGGCAGCCTCCGTTCAGCGTAGGTCTCCGTGGACACAACTGGGACTCATGGT TATCCGCACTCCAGAGATACTCAACGTACCCCCCTACTTTATTCTTTTCGCTACATTTCGCCAACacctctcttttccctctaGTGACTCAGTCGGTTCCAGATAGTGAAACCTATCTGCTTCTTACGAGACCAATCTACCAGTCTCCGGGGCTTGAGCATGTGGTCCTAACCGTTCCCATCTTAGTTCATATCGCTTCCGGCATTGTTCTCCGCAATATTCGTTCTTCTCGCCGTGCACGACTGTACGGGGCGGAGACTAGGGCCCAGAGATACTCCCTGAACTTCTGGCCGCGGATGAGCCTGCAAGCGCGTCTAGGGTACTGCTTTGTTCCGTTCCTGGGCGCTCATGTCCTCGTTAACCGTGTCACACCTTTGATCGTCGATGGCGGGAGTTCGGGGATAGGTTTGGGCTATGTGGCTCATGGAATCGCACGAAACCCTGTCTTTTGGAATGTGTACTATGTGGTCCTCGCCGCTGTTGGGATGTGGCATATCATTGGAGGATGGGCTACTTGGATGGGTTGGAGGGTCACCACGGCTCAGAAGAGGCGCGGTTGTAAGAAAGGATCACTTGAGGGCTACTTGGGGTACGCGGAAAGCGAAGAGCAggtcaagagaaagagaaaaatgcgGTGGATAGTTAATGGCGTTGCCGCGGTAGGAACAGCTGTCTGGCTCGCGGGCGCTCTGGGAATAGTTGGTCGTGGAGGCCAGGGTTCGGGCTGGGAGGCCAGTGGCTGGAATGAAATCTATAAACAAGTACCGATTCTCGGGCCCTGGCTATGA
- a CDS encoding putative C2H2 finger domain protein (predicted protein) has protein sequence MAPRGFTNPAPKTESARSALSSFTCTLCNKSYSRHPEYEAHISSYDHQHRKRLQDLKQLSRDPNAAEKARRAERRADAEAGLRVIDTKASAAVGTGGGGGGGFKKGGFKSSFTTVKGPVVPTAPTKKNVLGDDDDEDEIPESTYISQRAQATQDPSDQPDYAESDTDAEYSSDTMGSAYYDPLKPTGCFAGCVSTKNIPIGTAAVKG, from the exons ATGGCACCT CGTGGCTTTACGAATCCTGCTCCCAAA ACTGAGTCTGCTCGCTCTGCTTTGAGCTCGTTTACCTGTACACTCTGCAACAAATCCTATTCGCGGCATCCCGAGTATGAAGCACATATCTCTTCCTACGATCACCAGCATCGCAAACGCCTTCAAGATCTTAAACAACTCTCCCGAGACCCAAACGCTGCGGAGAAGGCTAGGCGAGCGGAAAGGAGGGCTGACGCAGAGGCTGGCCTAAGAGTCATTGATACCAAAGCTAGCGCAGCAGTGGGAACCGGGGGCGGGGGTGGCGGAGGTTTCAAGAAAGGGGGGTTCAAGAGCTCCTTTACCACTGTCAAAGGTCCTGTCGTTCCGACAGCAccaacgaagaagaacgtacttggggatgatgacgacgaagatgaaaTACCAGAATCAACTTATATAAGCCAACGTGCTCAGGCTACCCAAGACCCAAGTGATCAGCCTGATTACGCCGAAAGTGACACGGATGCTGAATACTCAAGTGATACTATGGGTAGTGCCTACTATGATCCCCTTAAGCCGACGGGCTGCTTCGCTGGCTGTGTCAGCACCAAAAATATACCCATAGGTACTGCTGCGGTCAAGGGGTAG
- a CDS encoding pyruvate dehydrogenase (acetyl-transferring) subunit E1 beta (pyruvate dehydrogenase E1, beta subunit) has translation MAAPRLFRPAARLLSSRLSAPRRPAFPQSACAPSILRSRGYATEGGAKEVTVRDALNEALAEELETNPKTFILGEEVAQYNGAYKVTRGLLDRFGPKRVIDTPITEAGFCGLAVGAALAGLHPICEFMTFNFAMQAIDQIINSAAKTHYMSGGIQPCNVTFRGPNGFAAGVAAQHSQDYSAWYGSIPGLKVVSPWSSEDAKGLLKAAIRDPNPVVVLENELLYGQAFPMSEAAQKDDFVLPIGKAKIERPGKDLTIVSLSRCVGLSLNAAAELKEKYGVDAEVINLRSVKPLDVETIVQSLKKTGRIMCVESGFPMFGVSSEILALAMEYGFDYLTAPAVRVTGAEVPTPYAVGLEQMSFPQVDTILSQATKLLRL, from the exons ATGGCTGCTCCCCGACTTTTCCGCCCTGCAGCTCGTCTGCTTTCATCACGTCTCTCTGCTCCTCGCCGTCCGGCCTTCCCCCAATCGGCATGCGCTCCCTCCATCCTACGCTCCCGGGGCTATGCTACGGAAGGTGGTGCTAAGGAAGTCACTGTTCGTGATGCATTGAACGAAGCTCTCGCGGAGGAATTGGAGACGAACCCGAAAACATTCATCCTGGGAGAGGAGGTCGCACAGTATAACGGAGC TTACAAAGTGACAAGAGGTCTTTTGGACCGTTTCGGCCCCAAGAGAGTCATTGATACGCCTATCACAGAAGCAGGCTTTTGCGGTCTGGCGGTTGGCGCTGCTCTTGCTGGCCTGCACCCCATT TGCGAGTTCATGACCTTCAACTTCGCCATGCAGGCTATTGACCAAATCATCAACTCTGCTGCTAAGACCCACTACATGTCTGGTGGTATTCAACCCTGCAACGTCACTTTCCGTGGCCCCAATGGATTCGCCGCCGGTGTTGCCGCTCAGCACTCACAGGACTACTCGGCTTGGTACGGCAGCATCCCTGGACTGAAGGTTGTTTCGCCGTGGAGCTCTGAGGATGCCAAGGGTTTGTTGAAGGCTGCTATTCGTGACCCCAACCCTGTCGTTGTTCTAGAGAACGA GCTTTTGTATGGTCAAGCCTTCCCCATGAGCGAGGCCGCTCAGAAGGATGACTTTGTCCTGCCTATTGGCAAGGCTAAGATTGAACGTCCCGGAAAGGATTTGACtattgtttctctttctcgctgcGTGGGACTGTCTCTGAACGCTGCCGCTgaactgaaggagaaataCGGCGTTGACGCTGAGGTGATCAACCTCCGCTCCGTTAAGCCCCTTGATGTCGAGACAATTGTTCAGTCGCTCAAGAAGACGGGCCGCATCATGTGCGTCGAGTCTGGATTCCCCATGTTCGGTGTCTCCTCAGAAATCCTGGCCTTGGCCATGGAGTATGGCTTTGACTACCTGACTGCCCCCGCCGTTCGTGTCACCGGCGCTGAGGTGCCTACTCCTTATGCCGTCGGTCTTGAGCAGATGAGCTTCCCCCAGGTGGACACCATCCTTAGCCAGGCCACTAAGCTTCTACGCTTGTAA
- a CDS encoding metallophosphoesterase family protein (5' nucleotidase), giving the protein MIYDRSYSYVLSFFALVTPILARQPSAPEAIPAPLRDLKWGQLNFLHTTDTHGWLAGHLQEPSYSADWGDYVSFATRMREKAEAQGQDLLVIDTGDRVEGNGLYDSSEPKGVYISEILRQQHIDLLSAGNHELYKQNTSEAELFTTVPNFRGNYLASNIDIIHPLTKETVPLAPRFKKFTTKKQGIRIIAFGFLFDFTKNYNNTIVHPVEETIKEEWFQEAIRDKEVDLFLVVGHVPVHSKEYDAVFKEIRMVRWDTPIQFFGGHYHIRDFARFDSKAFGLASGRFMETIGFMSIDGLTSSKQLVKPASTTPSFHRRYIDNNLYSFYHHTGLDEETFSTEEGRNVSRLIEESRSTLRLDEVHGCAPRDLWMSRVKYPSEDSIYTWLEQQALPNSLQDKSRTGKPALAIVNTGAIRFDIFKGPFTQDSTFIVSPFTSGFRYIKDIPYGKATLIVEILNKQPQILTDADNRSAITEGLAPPEQSVYSSDLIITDSFALGSTNYLRDQTPLLRNDHSEPSIIPGYTTTDDEGSDGDDTIHSPISFYRVPKCIQALISPKESAAPKTVDLVYIDFIESHVAQAAKFAGLSIDFTQDSDVYMPATTLTDLILDWVKDNWSCKEV; this is encoded by the exons ATGATCTACGATCGATCCTACTCATAtgttctctccttctttgccctCGTCACTCCTATCCTTGCTCGTCAACCTTCCGCTCCGGAAGCTATCCCGGCCCCTTTGCGTGACCTGAAATGGGGAcaactcaattttctccaTACTACGGATACTCATGGCTGGCTAGCCGGCCATCTCCAGGA GCCCTCCTACTCCGCAGATTGGGGTGATTATGTCTCCTTCGCTACCCGGATGCGAGAGAAAGCGGAGGCACAAGGACAAGATCTATTAGTTATAGATACGGGTGACAGGGTAGAAGGCAATGGTCTCTATGACTCGTCGGAGCCGAAAGGCGTTTATATCTCGGAAATTCTGCGGCAACAGCATATCGACCTATTATCCGCCGGGAATCATGAACTATACAAACAAAACACCTCGGAGGCTGAACTCTTCACTACAGTACCTAATTTCCGCGGAAACTACTTAGCATCTAACATTGATATAATACATCCTTTAACCAAAGAGACTGTGCCATTGGCCCCTCGGTTCAAGAAATTCACAACCAAGAAGCAAGGTATCCGTATCattgcttttggctttcttttcgatttcACAAAGAACTACAATAACACCATCGTTCATCCGGTGGAAGAGACTATCAAAGAGGAGTGGTTTCAGGAAGCTATCAGGGATAAGGAAGTTGACCTCTTCTTGGTCGTGGGACACGTTCCTGTTCATTCTAAGGAATATGATGCTGTTTTCAAGGAGATCCGGATGGTCCGTTGGGACACACCTATTCAGTTCTTTGGTGGTCATTATCATATCCGTGATTTTGCCAGATTCGACTCTAAAGCGTTTGGGTTAGCAAGCGGTCGGTTCATGGAGACAATTGGCTTCATGTCAATCGATGGCCTAACCAGTAGCAAACAGCTCGTAAAGCCTGCTTCGACAACCCCAAGCTTCCATCgaagatatatagataataaCCTCTATTCCTTTTACCACCACACTGGCCTTGACGAGGAAACCTTCTCTACGGAGGAGGGTCGGAACGTGTCTCGGCTTATTGAGGAGTCTAGGAGCACTCTTCGACTCGATGAGGTACACGGTTGTGCCCCTCGGGATCTTTGGATGTCACGCGTCAAGTATCCGAGTGAGGATAGCATTTATACTTGGCTCGAGCAGCAGGCGCTGCCCAACTCGCTGCAGGATAAATCTCGCACTGGCAAGCCGGCTCTTGCCATAGTCAACACCGGCGCCATTCGCTTTGACATATTCAAAGGTCCTTTTACTCAAGACTCGACATTCATAGTCTCTCCTTTTACCAGCGGTTTTCGTTACATTAAGGACATTCCTTATGGGAAGGCCACTTTAATAGTCGAGATCTTAAACAAACAGCCTCAAATTCTGACTGATGCTGACAACCGATCCGCCATCACTGAGGGACTTGCGCCCCCAGAACAGTCAGTTTATTCCTCTGATTTGATTATTACTGATAGCTTCGCCCTGGGCTCTACGAATTACCTCAGAGATCAGACGCCGCTGCTGAGGAACGATCACTCCGAACCCAGCATTATCCCTGGGTATACTACCACAGACGATGAAGGCTCGGATGGCGACGACACAATTCATTCGCCCATCTCGTTCTATCGTGTTCCCAAGTGCATCCAGGCTCTAATCTCTCCGAAAGAGTCGGCGGCTCCGAAAACAGTGGATCTCGTATATATTGATTTCATAGAATCTCATGTGGCTCAAGCAGCCAAATTTGCCGGGCTAAGTATAGACTTCACCCAGGACAGTGATGTGTATATGCCGGCTACGACATTAACGGATCTGATTTTGGATTGGGTCAAGGACAACTGGAGTTGTAAGGAAGTTTGA
- a CDS encoding enoyl-[acyl-carrier-protein] reductase (Zn2+-binding dehydrogenase (nuclear receptor binding factor-1)): MSTPVCSVRSLSRSHGPLIWKAYGAAPVPAVTRQCIGTPPRSWTGSKRYISVYGYTQSKALVYSRYGEPKDVLRLHKHSISPPHGSQVTLRLLAAPLNPADVNQIQGVYPSKPPFQTTLGTQDPCAVGGNEGAFEVIATGSNVKNLSKGDWVVMKQTGQGTWRTHAQMDESQLIKIENKDGLSPLQISTVSVNPVTAYRMIKDFCEWDWMRSGEEWLIQNGANSGVGRAAIQLAREWGIKTINVIRERKTPEDTEVLKAELHELGATAVVTEAELLSGDFKNVVSGLTRNGREPIRLALNCVGGRNATALAKTLAPGSHLVTYGAMSKQPVSLPSGLLIFKNLVFDGFWVSKWGDKHPQLKENTINDVLQLTRAGKFKDIPVEEIKWAWDTDGAALTSGVQETLSGYRSGKGLLKYEGGD; this comes from the exons ATGTCTACGCCGGTGTGTTCCG TGCGATCCCTCTCTCGCAGCCATGGGCCCCTTATCTGGAAAGCTTATGGAGCCGCTCCTGTTCCTGCTGTTACCCGTCAGTGTATAGGAACACCGCCTCGCTCGTGGACTGGGAGTAAAAGATACATTTCAGTCTATGGCTATACACAATCAAAAGCACTTGTGTATTCACGATATGGTGAACCCAAAGATGTTCTACG CCTCCACAAGCATTCTATCTCCCCTCCGCACGGATCCCAAGTTACTCTTCGCCTCCTTGCAGCGCCTCTAAACCCCGCCGACGTGAACCAGATCCAGGGGGTGTATCCGAGCAAACCGCCATTCCAGACAACCCTTGGTACCCAGGATCCATGCGCAGTGGGTGGAAATGAAGGTGCCTTTGAAGTAATTGCGACTGGATCTAATGTCAAGAACCTCAGCAAAGGTGATTGGGTCGTCATGAAGCAGACAGGACAGGGCACCTGGCGCACACACGCTCAGATGGATGAGTCGCAGCTGATCAAAATTGAGAATAAAGATGGCCTATCACCGCTCCAGATTAGCACAGTCAGCGTCAATCCAGTCACAGCTTACCGCATGATCAAGGACTTTTGTGAATGGGACTGGATGCGGAGTGGGGAGGAATGGCTGATTCAGAACGGAGCAAACAGTGGTGTTGGTCGCGCTGCCATTCAACTCGCCCGAGAATGGGGTATTAAGACGATCAATGTCATCCGGGAGAGGAAGACGCCGGAGGATACGGAAGTCCTGAAGGCTGAGCTTCATGAACTAGGCGCCACTGCAGTAGTCACAGAAGCGGAGTTGCTTTCAGGAGATTTCAAGAACGTGGTGAGCGGCCTCACTCGCAACGGAAGGGAGCCGATCCGACTTGCTCTGAATTGCGTGGGTGGTAGGAACGCCACCGCATTGGCGAAGACCCTCGCTCCAGGCTCCCACCTGGTCACCTACGGTGCGATGTCAAAGCAGCCGGTTTCCTTACCTTCTGGGCTATTGATCTTTAAGAATCTCGTCTTCGATGGATTCTGGGTGAGCAAATGGGGGGATAAGCATCCCCAACTGAAAGAGAACACCATCAACGACGTGCTACAGCTGACTCGAGCGGGCAAATTCAAAGACATCCCCGTGGAGGAAATAAAATGGGCATGGGACACAGACGGTGCGGCGCTCACCTCTGGTGTGCAGGAAACTTTGAGTGGCTATCGCAGTGGAAAGGGCCTGCTCAAGTACGAAGGCGGAGACTGA
- a CDS encoding SPRY domain-containing protein (histone H3 (Lys4) methyltransferase complex, subunit CPS60/ASH2/BRE2): MASIQPAGSSAPSSNINSPILPPSGTPFFNGPLSDTNTRSSPAPASNASAQTDGPRSKRNKRDSRKKREAKGLDQEIVPAKKRATAVQNTALPSSDLNILRPLLLAEPRPSDLLPPQPRQLNLVSRKTSEVIGQSWSFYEVVDKLTNKNGFRYSYAIADTSFPHIKYRQTDVRPYNARFSFEDSPAAILFNEDALAVTTNGPWHTARANVCAREGTFYYEARIISGVLSDPQTAPANGKSCLPSRGHVRLGFARREADLDVNVGVDCYGYGIRDVNGEVVNRMRCEYFFPKGESIREGDVIGMLITLPPLSLHKRIVEGTYDPAVDGHASTSGIELSMATNVIRDRIPFHYKSDFCWQQSNVFPTKQLRDYAFNLKETPTFGPPSPMNTEDASLRTLPGSSITIFKNGIKMGTPFKELYAFLPPASRLANGTNNLGLGERENADDGMIGYYPAVSCYGGGAVECRFEGPWWIGPPQAENGEPIRGIGERFNEQIVEDVVADIVDEVEAMLVWGGVDGDVVGNAQMDGTGTGAVGGSEVLKGGVGAAYESAVSAVSAGPGTGPSTVENSVGNVGSPDVGTGHSTFEDAASVGVVGTPNTEEPAARPENITVGHDVEMS; this comes from the coding sequence ATGGCATCCATACAGCCGGCTGGGTCTTCCGCACCCTCGTCGAATATCAATTCGCCGATCCTGCCTCCCAGTGGAACACCGTTTTTCAATGGACCTCTATCAGATACGAATACAAGATCATCACCTGCGCCCGCTAGTAATGCGTCAGCGCAAACTGACGGTCCAAGGTCCAAACGCAACAAACGCGACAGTCGTAAAAAGCGCGAGGCTAAGGGATTGGACCAGGAAATCGTGCCCGCCAAAAAGAGAGCAACTGCTGTTCAAAATACCGCTCTTCCCAGTTCGGACCTGAATATTCTCAGACCTTTGCTCCTTGCTGAGCCGAGACCGTCCGATTTATTACCCCCACAGCCTCGCCAGCTAAATTTAGTGAGTCGGAAAACATCTGAGGTAATTGGCCAGAGTTGGAGCTTCTACGAAGTCGTTGACAAGCTTACCAATAAAAATGGGTTCCGCTATAGCTACGCCATAGCCGATACTAGCTTCCCACATATAAAATACCGCCAGACCGATGTTCGTCCTTATAATGCTCGCTTCAGCTTTGAGGATTCGCCTGCAGCGATACTCTTTAACGAAGACGCACTTGCCGTAACTACCAACGGACCGTGGCACACCGCGCGCGCTAATGTATGTGCGCGCGAAGGAACCTTTTACTATGAGGCGCGCATCATTAGCGGTGTATTGAGTGACCCGCAGACAGCACCTGCCAACGGAAAGTCTTGCTTGCCATCAAGAGGCCATGTCCGTCTTGGGTTTGCGCGAAGGGAGGCGGATTTGGATGTTAACGTCGGTGTAGACTGTTATGGTTATGGAATCCGTGATGTGAATGGTGAAGTGGTCAACCGGATGCGCTGCGAGTACTTTTTTCCCAAAGGCGAGTCGATCCGCGAAGGCGATGTCATAGGCATGCTCATCACTCTCCCGCCACTTTCGCTCCACAAGAGAATCGTCGAAGGAACCTACGACCCTGCCGTCGATGGTCATGCTTCGACATCTGGCATAGAGCTCTCCATGGCTACGAACGTTATCCGGGACCGGATCCCTTTCCACTACAAATCTGACTTCTGTTGGCAACAATCCAATGTTTTCCCCACTAAACAGTTGCGCGATTACGCCTTCAATCTTAAAGAAACCCCTACGTTCGGACCACCATCACCGATGAACACCGAGGATGCATCTTTGCGTACACTGCCAGGTTCGAGTATCACAATATTTAAGAATGGCATAAAAATGGGTACTCCATTCAAAGAATTGTATGCTTTCCTTCCACCGGCCAGCCGACTTGCAAATGGGACCAATAACTTAGGTCTTGGCGAGCGTGAGAATGCGGATGACGGGATGATCGGATATTACCCGGCTGTCAGTTGTTACGGCGGTGGTGCGGTGGAATGCCGCTTCGAGGGTCCCTGGTGGATTGGACCTCCTCAAGCAGAGAACGGCGAGCCGATTCGGGGGATTGGAGAGCGCTTCAACGAGCAGATAGTCGaagatgttgttgctgacaTCGTTGATGAGGTCGAGGCGATGCTCGTTTGGGGCGGGGTGGATGGTGATGTCGTCGGCAATGCCCAGATGGATGGCACTGGCACTGGTGCGGTCGGAGGCTCGGAGGTCCTTAAGGGAGGTGTGGGGGCTGCGTATGAATCTGCCGTCTCTGCCGTCTCCGCAGGCCCTGGAACGGGCCCTTCCACTGTGGAGAATAGTGTCGGCAATGTAGGCTCCCCTGATGTAGGTACTGGACATTCTACCTTCGAAGATGCGGCCAGTGTTGGTGTAGTAGGTACACCGAATACGGAGGAACCCGCTGCTAGGCCTGAAAATATCACCGTGGGCCATGATGTCGAGATGTCTTAG